One region of Culex pipiens pallens isolate TS chromosome 2, TS_CPP_V2, whole genome shotgun sequence genomic DNA includes:
- the LOC120413094 gene encoding uncharacterized protein LOC120413094, whose product MRPTHLLAKMQELSMGLNVNPELLKMLFLQRMPANVKAILAISDGSLTKLAEMADKMLESALNVAAVAANPGPSRQAVSTAAHSEDMSTDDLREQVAFLTAEVRRMRTRSTSRGRSVSRSGRSAEEICWYHKKYGTRATRCREPCQFSKKLSDRPPVSAEVGGLSRSRRLLIYDRSSKTKYLIDTGSDVSIVPAQMSDKRNPTSDIQLHAANGSNIKVYGSRCVNTDLGLRRKFCWNFLIANVGMAIIGADFLANFGLLVDLKNHRLTDGKTGLQSSAGLTSAAVFGVTTVGFDHPFRDLLQEFRVITVLNSMQTAAKHDVKHIIETKGPPVAFKVRRLAPDKVDAARAEFKVMCDLGIARPSSSSWASPLHCVPKKDGQWRFVGDYRALNKGKSIFTTLDMIRAYHQIPVNEEDIEKTAVITPFGLYEFPRMQFGLCNAGQTYQRFMHKVLGDLDFVVVYMDDICIASATAAEHKQHVRKVFERLRDFGLVINMAKSKFARDQVEFLGYVVSHEGVLPLPDRVKAVSDFPEPATVKDLRRFLALLNSYKRFIPHATDIQLALRNLIPGNKKNDTRKLVWTEAARSAFRECKRSLSEATLLHYPDSRKPLALMVDASNTAAGAALQQLDGILNVRPLLAAKRAVEYFRYMVEGRKFVIFTDHKPLTFAMASNSNSRLPHEQRYLKYISCFTTDIRHISGRNNVVADALSRVATISMPCPIDYEQMAVDQAADDELQQLLTSGTSLKLVLKETSLATKPLYCDVSVDARFRHIHVDLVGPLPPSNGQRYLLTIVDRFTRWPEAVPLADMTAETVARAICSSWIARFGVPEQITMDQVRQFESQLFRELAMLTGSKHTRTTAYHPQANGLVERFHRTLKAAIMAVDSAHWVDRLPIILLGLRSALREDLGCSVADLVYGQPLRLPGEYFEPATTGTLQSDFVKQLQRAVGQLKPQKLPGDLSIVKPPNSRRWWNKVATNQQQARPRPRSISRVRKRRDRPPTQRHTVKGFLVAAMYWC is encoded by the exons ATGCGTCCCACACACCTGCTGGCCAAAATGCAGGAGCTGTCAATGGGATTGAACGTCAACCCCGAATTGCTGAAGATGCTGTTTCTCCAGAGGATGCCGGCGAACGTCAAAGCGATACTTGCCATCAGCGACGGGAGTTTGACCAAGTTAGCGGAGATGGCGGACAAGATGCTGGAGTCGGCGTTGAACGTTGCCGCTGTTGCTGCGAATCCCGGTCCAAGCAGACAAGCCGTATCAACAGCTGCGCACTCGGAGGATATGTCAACAGACGATTTGCGCGAACAAGTTGCTTTCCTGACGGCGGAGGTTCGGAGGATGCGGACAAGATCAACTTCGAGGGGCCGATCTGTATCGAGGTCCGGGCGTTCTGCGGAGGAGATCTGTTGGTACCACAAGAAGTATGGTACTCGGGCCACAAGGTGCCGAGAGCCGtgtcagttttcaaaaaaactgagTGATCGTCCACCTGTTTCGGCGGAGGTGGGCGGCCTATCGCGAAGTCGCCGTCTTCTGATCTACGATCGTTcgagcaaaacaaaatatttgatcGACACGGGGTCGGACGTGTCAATCGTTCCGGCTCAAATGTCAGACAAACGAAACCCAACATCTGACATCCAGCTTCACGCCGCAAATGGAAGCAACATCAAGGTCTACGGCTCTCGCTGCGTAAACACCGACCTTGGCCTTCGAAGGAAGTTCTGCTGGAATTTCCTGATTGCGAATGTGGGGATGGCAATAATTGGCGCCGACTTCCTCGCAAACTTCGGTCTTCTCGTCGATTTGAAGAACCATCGCCTCACCGACGGAAAAACAGGACTGCAGTCATCGGCCGGATTGACATCTGCGGCTGTTTTCGGCGTGACTACGGTTGGGTTCGACCATCCGTTCCGAGACCTTCTGCAGGAATTCCGGGTTATCACCGTCCTGAACTCGATGCAAACAGCTGCAAAGCACGACGTCAAGCATATCATCGAAACAAAAGGTCCCCCCGTTGCATTCAAGGTTCGTCGCTTGGCACCGGACAAGGTCGACGCAGCTAGAGCGGAGTTCAAGGTTATGTGCGATCTTGGAATAGCGCGTCCTTCATCGAGCAGCTGGGCAAGTCCTCTACATTGTGTCCCCAAGAAGGACGGACAGTGGCGTTTTGTGGGTGACTATCGCGCGCTCAATAAG GGAAAGTCCATTTTTACAACGTTGGACATGATTCGCGCCTACCACCAAATCCCTGTGAACGAGGAGGATATAGAGAAAACGGCCGTAATCACACCGTTCGGCCTTTACGAGTTCCCCAGGATGCAGTTCGGCCTATGCAACGCGGGGCAGACCTATCAGCGGTTCATGCATAAGGTGCTCGGCGACCTGGACTTCGTCGTCGTTTACATGGACGATATCTGTATTGCATCTGCCACCGCGGCGGAGCACAAGCAGCACGTGCGGAAGGTTTTCGAGCGCCTACGAGATTTCGGATTGGTCATTAACATGGCCAAAAGCAAGTTCGCTCGGGATCAAGTTGAGTTTCTCGGCTACGTCGTCAGCCACGAAGGTGTTCTGCCGCTTCCGGATCGTGTGAAAGCTGTGAGCGATTTCCCGGAACCAGCGACGGTGAAAGATCTGCGGCGGTTTTTAGCGCTCTTGAACAGCTATAAGCGATTCATCCCACATGCTACTGATATCCAGCTTGCGTTGCGAAACCTCATCCCCGGGAACAAGAAAAACGATACCCGAAAGCTCGTTTGGACGGAGGCAGCCCGATCAGCCTTCCGGGAGTGTAAGCGGTCTCTTTCGGAAGCCACGTTGCTGCACTATCCGGATTCCAGAAAACCGCTGGCATTAATGGTGGACGCTTCTAACACGGCGGCGGGGGCAGCTCTGCAACAGCTGGATG GAATACTCAACGTTCGGCCGTTGCTAGCAGCTAAGAGAGCGGTCGAGTATTTTCGATACATGGTCGAAGGCAGGAAATTCGTGATTTTCACCGATCACAAGCCGTTGACATTCGCGATGGCTTCGAATTCCAACAGCCGCCTTCCACACGAGCAGCGCTATCTGAAGTACATTTCGTGCTTTACGACCGACATTCGACACATCAGCGGTAGGAACAACGTTGTGGCTGATGCACTGTCGCGGGTTGCGACAATTTCGATGCCTTGTCCGATTGACTACGAGCAGATGGCGGTGGACCAGGCTGCCGACGACGAACTGCAGCAGCTGTTGACTTCGGGCACGTCGTTGAAGCTGGTGCTGAAAGAAACCTCGCTTGCTACCAAGCCACTCTACTGTGACGTCTCCGTGGACG CACGTTTCCGACACATACACGTGGACTTAGTCGGACCCTTACCCCCATCGAACGGTCAACGGTACCTGCTCACCATCGTCGACAGGTTCACACGATGGCCCGAAGCTGTTCCACTAGCCGACATGACCGCCGAAACCGTCGCGCGGGCAATTTGCTCGTCTTGGATAGCACGATTTGGGGTGCCGGAGCAGATCACAATGGACCAAGTGAGACAATTCGAGTCGCAGTTGTTCCGTGAACTGGCGATGCTAACGGGTTCCAAGCACACGCGGACGACGGCCTATCATCCCCAGGCCAACGGATTGGTGGAACGGTTCCACAGGACGCTAAAGGCTGCAATCATGGCAGTTGATTCTGCTCACTGGGTGGACCGGCTGCCCATCATTCTGCTGGGACTGCGTTCTGCGCTGCGGGAGGACCTCGGCTGTTCGGTCGCCGACCTAGTCTACGGCCAGCCATTGCGACTTCCCGGTGAATACTTCGAACCTGCTACAACCGGAACTCTGCAGTCGGACTTCGTGAAGCAGTTGCAGCGCGCAGTTGGGCAACTGAAGCCGCAGAAA CTTCCAGGCGACCTATCGATCGTCAAACCACCAAACTCCCGCCGATGGTGGAACAAAGTGGCAACCAACCAGCAGCAGGCCAGACCTCGGCCTCGAAGCATCTCCCGGGTTCG AAAACGACGGGATCGACCACCAACACAACGGCACACCGTGAAGGGCTTTCTGGTGGCGGCCATGTATTGGTGCTAA